Genomic DNA from Pseudomonas fluorescens:
AGGAACGTCTGTGTCGTTTCAATACCAAGTCATGCCGATCCGCTTCGCCTGTCCTTCAGCATCGACGCTTTGCTGGATGTGGAGGGGGTCAGGCGACAGGTCAGTTTTTCCGCGTGCCTGGACGGCAGCGGTCAGGTCAAGGTCAGACAAGGATAGCCATACATGTCGTTCAATCATTACTACCAGAGCGAGCTGACGGCACTCCGGCAGCTGGGTCGACATTTCGCCGAACGTAACCCGGCGTTGGCCCCCTTTCTGGGGCAGGCCGGACGGGACCCGGATGTGGAGCGCCTGCTGGAGGGGTTCGCATTCCTGACCGGGCGGCTGCGCCAGAAGCTCGATGACCAATTGCCGGAGCTGAGCCATTCGCTGATGCAGCTGTTGTGGCCGAACTACATGCGGCCATTGCCGGCCTTCAGCATCTTGCAGTTCGATCCACTACAGCGGTCCGGCCCCGCACTGCGGGTGGAACGTGATACACCGGTCGAAAGCAAGCCTGTACAGCAGGTGCGTTGCCGTTTCCTGACGTGTTACTCAACCGAAGTGCTGGCGCTTGATCTGACCAGGTTGAGTTATTCAGTGAAAGGGGATGGGTCGCTGTTGAGCCTGCGCCTGGAGATGTGTTGCGACGGTCATTTGGGCGAACTGCAACTGAGCCAATTGCGTCTGCACTTGACCGGCGAGCGTTACATCAGCCAGATGCTCTACCTCAGCCTCTTGCGTAACCTTGAAGGTATCGAGCTGATCCCACTGGACGGCTCCGGCGATGCCCTGCGGGCTACAGATGGCAGCCCTATGATGTTCAGGATGCCAGCCGATCGTGTCCAGCCGGTAGGGTTTGCTGAAGAGGAAGCGCTGATCCCGTATCCGCTGAATACCTTTCGCGGCTATCGCTACCTGCAGGAATACTTCGCCTTCCAGGACAAGTTCCTGTTCGTCGACGTCAATGGCCTGGACGTGATCAACGCTGCTCCGCGCGGCAGCGTCGAACAGATGCGGGGTCTGGAGCTGCGCTTCGATATTGGCAAAAGCGGTATCCAGCGGATGCGCCCGACACTGGACAACATAAAGCTTCACTGCACGCCGATCGTCAATCTGTTCAAGCATGACGCCCAGCCAATCCGCCTGGACAGCAAACAGGACGAATACCTGTTGCTGCCGGCCGATTATGCCCAGGAGCATTGCGGCGTGTTCTCGGTCGAAAGTGTCACCGGCTGGAACCCTGGCGGCTTGGGTTATCAGGCCTATGTGCCGTTCGAATCCTTCGAGCACGATTCAAGCTTCGATGTGCCCCACAGCCGACCCTACTACAGCGTTCGTCAGCGCCCTTCATTGCGGCACGGTGGCCTGGACACCTGCCTGGGCTTCGGTGTCCGGCACACTCACCCTCATGAAACCCTGTCGATCGAGTTGATGTGCACCAACCAGAACCTGCCGCGCCAGCTCAAGTCGGGTGACATCGACCAGCCTGGTGAAAAAAGCCCTGAGTCGCTGAGTTTCCGCAACATCGGGCCGGTCACTTCGAGCTTCGCTCCCCCGCTCAATCGCGATTTCCTCTGGAAGCTGATCAGCAACATGTCACTCAACTACCTGTCGCTGGCGGACGTCAATGCGCTCAAGGTGATTCTCGAAACCTATGATTTTCCGCGCTACTACGACGAGCAGACAGAGAAGGTCAGCAAGCGTTTGCTGGACGGGCTCAAGTCGATCAGGCACCAGCATGTCGACCGCCTGCATCGAGGCTTGCCAGTTCGTGGCTTGCGCACCGAACTGACCATCGACCCCCAGGGCTACATCGGCGAGGGCGACCTGTTCGTCTTCGCTTCGGTTCTCAACGAATTCTTCGCGCTTTATGCCAGCCTCAATTCGTACCACGAACTGCGGGTGAACAGCACACAAGGAGAGGTCTATCAATGGACACCCCGCATGGGCCAGCAGCCGCTTCTATAAGCGTGCTGACGCAAGGGATACGCGAGTACTCGCTATTTCAGGCCGTGTTGTTGGTCGTTGATCGACTGCGCGAGGCTCACCCAGACCTGGATGATGAGGCGCTGTATGACCGGCTGGAGTTCCAGGCCAACCCAAGCCTGGGGTTCCCCGCCAGCGACATCGATCGTGTGGAGTTTTTTGAAGAGCGCGGCCAGGTGCGAGCGCGCCTGAGCATGAACCTGATCAGCCTGGTAGGGGCAGGGTCACCGCTACCGGCGTTCTATGGTGAGCAGGCCCTGGGGGAGGAGGCCGGCAATCCGACGCGCGACTTCCTCGACGTCTTCCATCACCGTCTTCAACGGCTGATGCTGCCGATCTGGCGCAAGTATCGTTACTGCGCAAGTTTTCAGAGCGGAGCTAGAGACCCGTTTTCCGAGCAGTTGTTTGCGCTGATCGGCCTGGGCGGCGAAGACATTCGCAAGGCCAGTCAATTGAACTGGAAGCGTCTGCTGCCGTATCTGGGGCTGCTGAGTCTTCGTGCTCATTCGGCAGCTCTGATCGAGGCCGTGCTGCGTTATTACTTCAAGCACGCCGAATTGAACCTTGAGCAGTGCATCGAGCGGCGTGTGGACGTCCTTGGCGAACAGCGCAATCGCCTCGGGAGTGCCAATAGCCTGCTGAGCCAAGACCTGGTGTTGGGTGAACAGGTGCGCGACCGCAGCGGCAAGTTCCGGATCCATATCAGCGAACTGGACTGGCAGCGTTTTCACGAATTCCTGCCCATCGGCATCGGTTACCAGCCGTTGTGCTCGCTGGTGCGTTTCACCCTGCGTGATCCCCTCGAATATGACATTCGCCTGGTCCTGCGCCGGCAGGACATTCGTGAGCTGTGCATTGGAGAACAGAACATCTGCCGCCTGGGATGGACCAGTTGGTTGGGGCACGAGCGCGCCGATGGCGTGGTGACCCTCGGCAGCAAAATTCATTAGGAATGAATGACATGATCAACGTAGACCTTCAGCAACTGATTCAGGCGTTGGACGCCGAAACCAGAAGTGATCTGGAGCGCTCGGCCGAGCGATGCGTCGCCCGTGGCGCAGACAAAGTCCTGGTGGAAGACTTGATGCTGGGCTTGCTGGAGCGTCCGCAGGGGCTGCTAGCGCGAGCATTGCAGGATGCCCAGGTAAGCGCAGATGAACTGAGCGCTGCGCTGCAACCACGGATGGAACACAGTGCTTCGCGCAATCCGGTATTCGCCCCAGAGCTGGTGCAATGGTTGCAGGATGCACTGCTGGTGGCCAATCTCGAGCTGGGCTGCAGCCAGGTCGGACAAGCCGCGTTGATCCTGGCGTTGCTGCGCAACCCTCTTCGCTATGCGGGGAGTGCTTACCAGGCGCTGCTCACCCGACTGAGTGCCGATCGGTTGAGAGATTTCGCCTTGTCGCAACAGACTCAATCGGTCGTCGATCACTCCGCCAAGCCGGGTGATTCCCTACTCGCGCGCTTTACCCATGACCTGACCCGGCAGGCTCGTGAGGGTCAACTCGACCCGGTGCTTTGTCGCGGCGGTGAAATCAGGCAGATGATCGATATTCTCGTCCGTCGCCGCAAAAACAATCCAATTGTGGTCGGTGAAGCTGGGGTGGGCAAGACCGCCATCGTCGAGGGACTGGCGTTGCGCATCGCCGCTGGAGAAGTACCTTCAGCGCTCGAAGGCGTCGAGCTGCTTTCACTGGATATGGGGCTCCTGCAGGCCGGCGCCAGCATAAAAGGTGAATTCGAACGTCGTCTCAAAGGGGTGATCGACGAGGTCAAGGCTTCGCCAAAATCCATCATCCTGTTCATTGATGAGGCTCACACCTTGATTGGCGCGGGTGGCAACACCGGGGGCGCCGATGCGGCCAACCTGCTCAAGCCGGCATTGGCCCGGGGCGAGCTGCGTACTATCGCGGCCACCACCTGGGCCGAATACAAAAAATATTTTGAAAAGGACCCGGCCCTGGCCCGTCGCTTCCAACCGGTGCAATTGCACGAACCGACCGTCAGTGAGGCAGTGACCATCCTGCGTGGCCTGGCGCGGGTCTACGAGAACAGTCACGGCATTTACCTGCGTGATGATGCGGTGGTCGCGGCGGCGCAATTGTCGGCCCGATACCTGACTGGTCGTCAGTTGCCAGACAAGGCTGTGGATGTGCTGGACACTGCCTGCGCCCGCGTGCGCATCAGCCTGGCCGCTGCGCCGCAAAGCCTGGAGCGATTGCGCGGCGAGTGGGCCGAAGGCGAGCGCCAGCGCCAAGCGTTGCGCCGTGATGCGCAGGCCGGCCTTTCGATTGATCTTCAGGCACTGGAAGCGCTGGAGGTACGTCTGGAGGCCATCGAAGACGAGCGCCGAACGCTGGAAATCCAATGGACTGAGCAACGCATTCTTGCGGAACGCCTGCTGTCGCTTCGTCAGCAATTGGCCAAGGCACGGGAAGCCTCGGTGGATCACCCCCTCAGCGTCGAAGCCCTGGAAGCGGCGCTGCATGAAACATACGGCACGTTGGTGGCTGCGCAAGTCCATGAACGCCTGGTTAGCTTCGAAGTTTGCCCGCGACTGGTAGCCGAGGTCATCAGTGCTTGGACCGGTGTGCCGCTGGCACAACTGGCGCGAGAGCACAATTTGAAAGTCGCCAGTTTCGCAACGGAACTGCGTGCTCGTATTCGTGGTCAGGAGCCGGCTGTGCGGGCGCTTGATCGTGCGATGCGTGCTGCCGCTGCGGGCCTGAGCAAACCCGACGCCCCGGTGGGGGTATTCCTGTTGGTGGGACCCAGTGGCGTCGGCAAGACTGAAACGGCGCATGGCCTGGCCGACCTGCTCTATGGCGGTGATCGCTTTATCACCACGCTCAACATGGCCGAATTCCAGGAAAAGCATACGGTTTCCCGGCTGATTGGCGCGCCGCCGGGCTACGTCGGTTTTGGCGAAGGCGGCATGCTCACCGAAGCCGTGCGGCAAAAGCCCTATTCAGTGGTGTTGCTCGATGAGGTCGAAAAAGCCGACCCGGATGTGTTGAATCTTTTCTACCAGATCTTCGACAAGGGCTTGGCCAACGACGGAGAAGGGCGGGAAATTGATTTTCGCAACACGCTGATCCTGATGACGTCGAACTTGGGCAGCGAACGCATCAACGAGCTGTGCGAAAACGGCGCAAAACCAAGTGCCGAATGCCTTGAAGAATCCATTCGCCCAATACTCAGTCAACATTTCAAGCCCGCGCTGTTGGCGCGCATGTGTGTGGTTCCGTACTACCCGGTCAGCGGGCCGGTGTTACGTGAACTGGTGGAAGTCAAACTCGACCGTTTGGGCGAGCGGCTGCACCGTCGTCAATTGGGTTTCAGTTATTGCGGGCACCTTGTGAATCACCTGGTTGAGCGCTGCAGTCGTAATGATCGTGGCGCACG
This window encodes:
- the tssF gene encoding type VI secretion system baseplate subunit TssF; protein product: MSFNHYYQSELTALRQLGRHFAERNPALAPFLGQAGRDPDVERLLEGFAFLTGRLRQKLDDQLPELSHSLMQLLWPNYMRPLPAFSILQFDPLQRSGPALRVERDTPVESKPVQQVRCRFLTCYSTEVLALDLTRLSYSVKGDGSLLSLRLEMCCDGHLGELQLSQLRLHLTGERYISQMLYLSLLRNLEGIELIPLDGSGDALRATDGSPMMFRMPADRVQPVGFAEEEALIPYPLNTFRGYRYLQEYFAFQDKFLFVDVNGLDVINAAPRGSVEQMRGLELRFDIGKSGIQRMRPTLDNIKLHCTPIVNLFKHDAQPIRLDSKQDEYLLLPADYAQEHCGVFSVESVTGWNPGGLGYQAYVPFESFEHDSSFDVPHSRPYYSVRQRPSLRHGGLDTCLGFGVRHTHPHETLSIELMCTNQNLPRQLKSGDIDQPGEKSPESLSFRNIGPVTSSFAPPLNRDFLWKLISNMSLNYLSLADVNALKVILETYDFPRYYDEQTEKVSKRLLDGLKSIRHQHVDRLHRGLPVRGLRTELTIDPQGYIGEGDLFVFASVLNEFFALYASLNSYHELRVNSTQGEVYQWTPRMGQQPLL
- the tssH gene encoding type VI secretion system ATPase TssH; its protein translation is MINVDLQQLIQALDAETRSDLERSAERCVARGADKVLVEDLMLGLLERPQGLLARALQDAQVSADELSAALQPRMEHSASRNPVFAPELVQWLQDALLVANLELGCSQVGQAALILALLRNPLRYAGSAYQALLTRLSADRLRDFALSQQTQSVVDHSAKPGDSLLARFTHDLTRQAREGQLDPVLCRGGEIRQMIDILVRRRKNNPIVVGEAGVGKTAIVEGLALRIAAGEVPSALEGVELLSLDMGLLQAGASIKGEFERRLKGVIDEVKASPKSIILFIDEAHTLIGAGGNTGGADAANLLKPALARGELRTIAATTWAEYKKYFEKDPALARRFQPVQLHEPTVSEAVTILRGLARVYENSHGIYLRDDAVVAAAQLSARYLTGRQLPDKAVDVLDTACARVRISLAAAPQSLERLRGEWAEGERQRQALRRDAQAGLSIDLQALEALEVRLEAIEDERRTLEIQWTEQRILAERLLSLRQQLAKAREASVDHPLSVEALEAALHETYGTLVAAQVHERLVSFEVCPRLVAEVISAWTGVPLAQLAREHNLKVASFATELRARIRGQEPAVRALDRAMRAAAAGLSKPDAPVGVFLLVGPSGVGKTETAHGLADLLYGGDRFITTLNMAEFQEKHTVSRLIGAPPGYVGFGEGGMLTEAVRQKPYSVVLLDEVEKADPDVLNLFYQIFDKGLANDGEGREIDFRNTLILMTSNLGSERINELCENGAKPSAECLEESIRPILSQHFKPALLARMCVVPYYPVSGPVLRELVEVKLDRLGERLHRRQLGFSYCGHLVNHLVERCSRNDRGARLIDQLLDLHLMPLIVDRLLAAMAGGERLRHVHAVLNGDACVACEFS
- the tssG gene encoding type VI secretion system baseplate subunit TssG is translated as MDTPHGPAAASISVLTQGIREYSLFQAVLLVVDRLREAHPDLDDEALYDRLEFQANPSLGFPASDIDRVEFFEERGQVRARLSMNLISLVGAGSPLPAFYGEQALGEEAGNPTRDFLDVFHHRLQRLMLPIWRKYRYCASFQSGARDPFSEQLFALIGLGGEDIRKASQLNWKRLLPYLGLLSLRAHSAALIEAVLRYYFKHAELNLEQCIERRVDVLGEQRNRLGSANSLLSQDLVLGEQVRDRSGKFRIHISELDWQRFHEFLPIGIGYQPLCSLVRFTLRDPLEYDIRLVLRRQDIRELCIGEQNICRLGWTSWLGHERADGVVTLGSKIH